The following is a genomic window from Micrococcus cohnii.
CTGCTGCTGCGCGGTCTCCATGCGCCGGCGGGTGCCCTCGAGCTCGTCGAAGTGCTCGACGACGGCCTGGGCGGTGGCCAGGGTGGCGGGGACCTCAAGCACAAAGTCCTTGTAGAGCCGGTCAACCGTGGAGATCGGCTGCCCGGCCTGGATCTTGGCCAGCAGCTGCATCGCGTGCTCGCCGGCACCGGCAGCCCCGATGCCGAGCACCGCGTGCACGCGCGCCCAGAACTCGTGGTCGGTGGACAGGGTCGTCAGGCCCAGGGCGCGGACGGCGGAGTCCGCGAGCCGCCGCTGAGCGGCCTGCTCGAGCTCGGCGAGGTCAAACGCGCCCTCGCACACCGCACGGACCTTCACGGTCTCCTCCAGGCGCGTCGCCCCGGCGGGGAGGTACCACGCGCGCACGGCGGTGAACCGGGAGCCGTCGTGGTCCCGCCACGTCATGCCGATCGCCGTCCAGGTGTCCTGCCCGTCGCCGCGCAGCACGCTCATGCGGGTGCCGTCGGCGGTGCGGGACTCGTCGATCTTGCCGCGGCCGTAGGAGAGGATGTTGCGCTGGTCCTCGCCGCGCGGCCGTCCGGTGACGCCGCCGTTGGAGGCGCCGTTGAACGGGGTGCGGTGGGGCATCATCAGCGCGATGTACGCGTCCATGAGCGTCGACTTGCCCGAACCCGAGCCGCCGCACAGCAGCGTCGCGTCCGGGGAGAAGCGGATGCGGTGGGCGCCGTCGTAGCCGCCCCAGTTCACCAGCTGCAGGTGCTCGGCCGTCCACTGCTCGCCGCGCGAGGCCGTCGGGATGAGCCCGAACAGCGTGTCCTCCATGCTCATCGTGCGTCCTCCTCGTCGATGTCGGCGTCGGCCTCGTCATGATCGGCGTCCGCCTCGTCGCCGGCGAGCGCCTCGTCGGCCGCCTGCTCGCGCAGCCACTGCTCGAGCTCGCGCAGCCGCTCCGCGCTGAGCACGATCTCCACGAGCGGGGTGATCCGGTAGCGCTGGGGCGAGTCGAGGACGACGACGCCCTCGTGGGTCAGGCGGTTCAGGGCGGTGTGCACGGCGCGCTGGCGGCGCGCCACGTCCCCGTCGTCGCGGGAGAAGTAGCTGAGCACGGTCTGCTCGATCTCCTCCAGGTCGACGCGCGCGGCCGCCTCCCCCGCGGTGATCTCCCGCTGGTAGACGCCGCGCAGGTAGACGAGCACGAGGGTCTCAGCGCGCGTGTAGGCCTCGTCCTTGAGCAGGATCGGCACGTCGAGCTCGTCGGAGCGGACCTGCTGTTTGTAGGCGAGACCGCGGTCGTGGTCCACGACGAGCCGGACGAACAGCTCGTGCAGGCGGGACTCGATCGCCTCGCGGTGCTCGAGCAGCACGGCCCAGTCCTGGCGGTGCTGCTCGGCGTCGAGGTGCCGGCGCTGCAGCAGGCGCACGAGCACGCGGCGCACGTGCGGGGCGAGCGCGCCCCGGTCGCCAGGGAAGCACGCATCCTCAGGGTCAGCCTCGAGCGGCTCGGCGGAGACGAAGGCGTCGTCGGCGGGCGCCCCGTCGCGCTCCTGCTGCGCCTCGTCGTGCTCATGCGGGGTCTCGGTCACGGTGCCACGTCCTCGGTCGGGTCGGTGTGCGAAGTCTGAGCGGGGTCTGCGGTCGGGGCCGCGTCGTCGGCCGCCCGGTCGGCCGTCCCGTCGTCGGCTCTCCCCTCGTCACGGCGGGTGTGCACCGTGAGCGACTGGAAGGCGAAGCGGCGGCGGCTCCCGTCGGGGCGGCGGGTCTCGACGATCGAAACCTCCTGCCCATCGGCCATGCCGTTGCGGTGGGCGAGCTCGAGCAGGCCCAGCAGGTCGGCCGGGCGGCGGACCTCGTCGGCCGCGGACTCGAACGCGGCGGCCAGGTCCACCTGCTCGGCGTCGAATGCGGCGAGGTGCTCTTCGAGCTGGCGGTAGTGCGGGCCGCCCCAGGCGCGGGTGTCCGCGTCGACGAACCGTGCGTCGGCGTCGTCGGCGCGCAGGGGCGCGGGCCGGCCCGGCGGGCGGGGGTCCTTCACGCTCTGGCGCAGGTTCCCGACCGCGGCGACGGGGAAGGTGCGCAGCGGCTCGACGGGGTCCGCGGCGGCGCCGTCGGTGTCCTGCGTCCACCGCTGCAGGCCGGTCATGACGCGGCGCAGCAGGTCGTCCACCTCCCGGTCGCGCGCCGGGTCGTGGGTGCGCACCTGGGCGGTGATCACGTGGGAGGCGCGGCGCTGCGCGGCGAGCACCTGGTCCACCCCGTGCTCGACGCGGCGGGCGACGGCGGCCAGCTCGCCGCGCTGCTCGTCGCTGAGCAGGCGCACGAACGGCAGGGCCAGCACCGCGTCGATCTGCCCGGTGAGCCGGTCGATCTGCTCGGGGTCGCCGATCATCCGCAGCGCCCCGACGAACGCGCGACCCTCCGGGGTGGCCTCCATGATCTGATCGGCCTGCTCGAGGTAGGCGCGCAGCACGGCTCCGGCAGGGCTGTCGTCGGCCCGCAGCCGGGTGACGACCTCGCGCTGATTGCGGGTGATCGACTCGGCCACCCGGGCGAAGTCCGCGGGCAGCTCGCGGGCCAGGTGCAGAACGTTCTCCGCCTCCTCGCGCAGCTGCTCCTCACCGACGCCCGTCCCGTCGGCCTCGCCCCGCCGGTCGCCGGCCCGCAGCCGGGCGATCCGTGCGTCGAGAGCGTCGCGCTCGGCCTCCAGGCGCTCGATGCGCCGCGCCGGGTCCGGCTCGGCGTCCTGCGCGAGCTGGTCGATCGAGTCCAGCAGGGTGCGCACGCGCGAGCCC
Proteins encoded in this region:
- a CDS encoding DUF3375 domain-containing protein is translated as MDTMRIEGAYQRASSAFSGPTLGLLHGRHAPFVVAALGVMFTSERTAVAVADAHVEVEAMLERLRAAGHDDDERGLPAGTGRDVCRRWTQRGWLVTQIDDGVESYRLSAQAVDALEVAGRTGVGRAKVSGSRVRTLLDSIDQLAQDAEPDPARRIERLEAERDALDARIARLRAGDRRGEADGTGVGEEQLREEAENVLHLARELPADFARVAESITRNQREVVTRLRADDSPAGAVLRAYLEQADQIMEATPEGRAFVGALRMIGDPEQIDRLTGQIDAVLALPFVRLLSDEQRGELAAVARRVEHGVDQVLAAQRRASHVITAQVRTHDPARDREVDDLLRRVMTGLQRWTQDTDGAAADPVEPLRTFPVAAVGNLRQSVKDPRPPGRPAPLRADDADARFVDADTRAWGGPHYRQLEEHLAAFDAEQVDLAAAFESAADEVRRPADLLGLLELAHRNGMADGQEVSIVETRRPDGSRRRFAFQSLTVHTRRDEGRADDGTADRAADDAAPTADPAQTSHTDPTEDVAP
- a CDS encoding DUF4194 domain-containing protein, with translation MTETPHEHDEAQQERDGAPADDAFVSAEPLEADPEDACFPGDRGALAPHVRRVLVRLLQRRHLDAEQHRQDWAVLLEHREAIESRLHELFVRLVVDHDRGLAYKQQVRSDELDVPILLKDEAYTRAETLVLVYLRGVYQREITAGEAAARVDLEEIEQTVLSYFSRDDGDVARRQRAVHTALNRLTHEGVVVLDSPQRYRITPLVEIVLSAERLRELEQWLREQAADEALAGDEADADHDEADADIDEEDAR